One segment of Triticum aestivum cultivar Chinese Spring chromosome 2A, IWGSC CS RefSeq v2.1, whole genome shotgun sequence DNA contains the following:
- the LOC123184593 gene encoding protein PARTING DANCERS homolog isoform X3 has protein sequence MMSTAWRDKQEHHLINFIGAFLAANLYRLNFLSISPDFIFNNGGLSVAFIFETSWDCGNAAAVFSRVNALKRQFKNLYVVVSVPTVEQIESFNQSYFKYGMELGSPTFVSVNDPEMGFEMMLKIAHARGVCKQQDISSTMRNEREQAVQCMDAYVRVLTSIPGIDDHDANMLAQAIGSIEAIAKASESSILENTDLSRDKAETIVRFFRDPQFYLSPKIN, from the exons ATGATGAGCACCGCGTGGAGAGACAAGCAGGAACACCACCTTATCAACTTCATTGGCGCGTTCCTGGCCGCCAACTTGTATCGCCTAAACTTCCTGTCGATATCTCCT GACTTCATCTTCAACAATGGGGGGCTATCAGTTGCTTTCATCTTTGAGACGAGCTGGGATTGTGGGAATGCAGCTGCTGTTTTTAGCAG GGTGAATGCATTGAAGAGGCAGTTCAAAAATCTCTATGTCGTTGTCTCTGTTCCAACGGTGGAGCAAATCGAATCGTTTAATCAGTCTTATTTCAA GTATGGCATGGAGCTTGGCTCCCCTACATTTGTGTCTGTTAACGATCCAGAGATGGGATTTGAGATGATGCTCAAGATTGCTCATGCCCGTGGAG TATGCAAGCAGCAGGACATTAGCTCAACAATGAGGAATGAG CGGGAGCAAGCAGTTCAGTGCATGGATGCCTATGTACGAGTGCTCACCTCTATTCCTGGTATTGATGATCACGATGCCAATATG CTTGCCCAAGCTATTGGctccattgaagcaattgcaaaaGCATCCGAGAGTTCTATCCTAGAAAACACTGACCTCTCCAGGGATAAGGCAGAGACAATTGTCAGGTTCTTCAGGGATCCGCAGTTCTACTTAAGCCCTAAAATCAACTAA
- the LOC123184593 gene encoding protein PARTING DANCERS homolog isoform X2 — MERCASRTSARPPHPQPAPAPAPTPGRGICMMSTAWRDKQEHHLINFIGAFLAANLYRLNFLSISPDFIFNNGGLSVAFIFETSWDCGNAAAVFSRVNALKRQFKNLYVVVSVPTVEQIESFNQSYFKYGMELGSPTFVSVNDPEMGFEMMLKIAHARGVCKQQDISSTMRNEREQAVQCMDAYLAQAIGSIEAIAKASESSILENTDLSRDKAETIVRFFRDPQFYLSPKIN, encoded by the exons ATGGAGCGCTGCGCCAGCCGGACCTCCGCCCGGCCGCCACATCCCCAGCCCGCTCCCGCCCCAGCCCCAACCCCAG GCCGTGGAATATGCATGATGAGCACCGCGTGGAGAGACAAGCAGGAACACCACCTTATCAACTTCATTGGCGCGTTCCTGGCCGCCAACTTGTATCGCCTAAACTTCCTGTCGATATCTCCT GACTTCATCTTCAACAATGGGGGGCTATCAGTTGCTTTCATCTTTGAGACGAGCTGGGATTGTGGGAATGCAGCTGCTGTTTTTAGCAG GGTGAATGCATTGAAGAGGCAGTTCAAAAATCTCTATGTCGTTGTCTCTGTTCCAACGGTGGAGCAAATCGAATCGTTTAATCAGTCTTATTTCAA GTATGGCATGGAGCTTGGCTCCCCTACATTTGTGTCTGTTAACGATCCAGAGATGGGATTTGAGATGATGCTCAAGATTGCTCATGCCCGTGGAG TATGCAAGCAGCAGGACATTAGCTCAACAATGAGGAATGAG CGGGAGCAAGCAGTTCAGTGCATGGATGCCTAT CTTGCCCAAGCTATTGGctccattgaagcaattgcaaaaGCATCCGAGAGTTCTATCCTAGAAAACACTGACCTCTCCAGGGATAAGGCAGAGACAATTGTCAGGTTCTTCAGGGATCCGCAGTTCTACTTAAGCCCTAAAATCAACTAA
- the LOC123184593 gene encoding protein PARTING DANCERS homolog isoform X1, which produces MERCASRTSARPPHPQPAPAPAPTPGRGICMMSTAWRDKQEHHLINFIGAFLAANLYRLNFLSISPDFIFNNGGLSVAFIFETSWDCGNAAAVFSRVNALKRQFKNLYVVVSVPTVEQIESFNQSYFKYGMELGSPTFVSVNDPEMGFEMMLKIAHARGVCKQQDISSTMRNEREQAVQCMDAYVRVLTSIPGIDDHDANMLAQAIGSIEAIAKASESSILENTDLSRDKAETIVRFFRDPQFYLSPKIN; this is translated from the exons ATGGAGCGCTGCGCCAGCCGGACCTCCGCCCGGCCGCCACATCCCCAGCCCGCTCCCGCCCCAGCCCCAACCCCAG GCCGTGGAATATGCATGATGAGCACCGCGTGGAGAGACAAGCAGGAACACCACCTTATCAACTTCATTGGCGCGTTCCTGGCCGCCAACTTGTATCGCCTAAACTTCCTGTCGATATCTCCT GACTTCATCTTCAACAATGGGGGGCTATCAGTTGCTTTCATCTTTGAGACGAGCTGGGATTGTGGGAATGCAGCTGCTGTTTTTAGCAG GGTGAATGCATTGAAGAGGCAGTTCAAAAATCTCTATGTCGTTGTCTCTGTTCCAACGGTGGAGCAAATCGAATCGTTTAATCAGTCTTATTTCAA GTATGGCATGGAGCTTGGCTCCCCTACATTTGTGTCTGTTAACGATCCAGAGATGGGATTTGAGATGATGCTCAAGATTGCTCATGCCCGTGGAG TATGCAAGCAGCAGGACATTAGCTCAACAATGAGGAATGAG CGGGAGCAAGCAGTTCAGTGCATGGATGCCTATGTACGAGTGCTCACCTCTATTCCTGGTATTGATGATCACGATGCCAATATG CTTGCCCAAGCTATTGGctccattgaagcaattgcaaaaGCATCCGAGAGTTCTATCCTAGAAAACACTGACCTCTCCAGGGATAAGGCAGAGACAATTGTCAGGTTCTTCAGGGATCCGCAGTTCTACTTAAGCCCTAAAATCAACTAA
- the LOC123184593 gene encoding protein PARTING DANCERS homolog isoform X4, translating into MERCASRTSARPPHPQPAPAPAPTPGRGICMMSTAWRDKQEHHLINFIGAFLAANLYRLNFLSISPDFIFNNGGLSVAFIFETSWDCGNAAAVFSRVNALKRQFKNLYVVVSVPTVEQIESFNQSYFKYGMELGSPTFVSVNDPEMGFEMMLKIAHARGVCKQQDISSTMRNEREQAVQCMDAYVRVLTSIPGIDDHDANM; encoded by the exons ATGGAGCGCTGCGCCAGCCGGACCTCCGCCCGGCCGCCACATCCCCAGCCCGCTCCCGCCCCAGCCCCAACCCCAG GCCGTGGAATATGCATGATGAGCACCGCGTGGAGAGACAAGCAGGAACACCACCTTATCAACTTCATTGGCGCGTTCCTGGCCGCCAACTTGTATCGCCTAAACTTCCTGTCGATATCTCCT GACTTCATCTTCAACAATGGGGGGCTATCAGTTGCTTTCATCTTTGAGACGAGCTGGGATTGTGGGAATGCAGCTGCTGTTTTTAGCAG GGTGAATGCATTGAAGAGGCAGTTCAAAAATCTCTATGTCGTTGTCTCTGTTCCAACGGTGGAGCAAATCGAATCGTTTAATCAGTCTTATTTCAA GTATGGCATGGAGCTTGGCTCCCCTACATTTGTGTCTGTTAACGATCCAGAGATGGGATTTGAGATGATGCTCAAGATTGCTCATGCCCGTGGAG TATGCAAGCAGCAGGACATTAGCTCAACAATGAGGAATGAG CGGGAGCAAGCAGTTCAGTGCATGGATGCCTATGTACGAGTGCTCACCTCTATTCCTGGTATTGATGATCACGATGCCAATATG TAG